In Pseudonocardia sp. C8, one genomic interval encodes:
- a CDS encoding 2-C-methyl-D-erythritol 4-phosphate cytidylyltransferase codes for MVDEVWAVVLAGGTGTRYGRLKQLEELAGARLVDHTVAAARRTCDRVALVLPPGVGWDGEPVDMLATGGDHQSASLRNALAVVPERAGILVLADPAHPLAADRLFTDVIAAVRGGADGAVPAIPMLEVVQRVVDGVVQETLPKQDTWVAQSPQAFRAEVLRAAHAGAPRPVENSGMLAALGHRVVTVPGDPANLHVATEQDLAVVRRLAC; via the coding sequence GTGGTGGACGAGGTGTGGGCGGTCGTGCTGGCCGGGGGGACCGGGACCCGGTACGGACGCCTCAAGCAGCTGGAAGAGCTGGCCGGGGCGCGGCTGGTCGACCACACGGTCGCCGCGGCCCGGCGGACCTGCGACCGGGTCGCGCTGGTCCTGCCGCCCGGTGTCGGGTGGGACGGCGAGCCGGTCGACATGCTGGCCACCGGCGGGGACCACCAGTCGGCGTCGCTGCGCAACGCGCTGGCCGTCGTCCCGGAGCGGGCCGGGATCCTGGTGCTCGCCGACCCGGCGCACCCGCTCGCCGCGGACCGGCTGTTCACCGACGTGATCGCCGCCGTCCGCGGCGGGGCGGACGGTGCGGTACCGGCGATCCCGATGCTGGAGGTCGTGCAGCGGGTCGTCGACGGCGTCGTGCAGGAGACGCTGCCCAAGCAGGACACCTGGGTCGCGCAGTCCCCGCAGGCGTTCCGGGCGGAGGTGCTGCGGGCCGCGCACGCCGGTGCGCCGCGGCCGGTGGAGAACTCGGGAATGCTCGCCGCGCTCGGCCACCGGGTCGTGACCGTGCCCGGCGACCCGGCGAACCTGCACGTGGCCACCGAGCAGGACCTCGCCGTGGTGCGCCGGCTGGCCTGCTGA
- a CDS encoding ATP-binding protein yields MDPVRNPFAPGAGQRPPELAGRDREVDAFEIVLERVARGRPERSLVLTGLRGVGKTVLLGELRSMAMHAGWGAGKIEARPDADLRRPLSAALHRAIRDLAVRHRAPERIDEVLGVLKAFALRSSPDGTKLRDRWQPGIDVPVKNGRADSGDIEIDLVELFTEVAELAQDVGSGVALLVDEMQDLKPDDVSALCAACHELSQARAPLVVVGAGLPHLPAVLSASKSYSERLFKYSRIDRLDRKDADFALLAPAEREDATFDQDALDDLYVRSGGYPYFVQAYGKAAWDAAPTSPIGAQDVEMAAPEAEAELAVGFFGSRYERATPAEREYLRAMAELTDGEDLPVETSGVAKHLDRRASSLSPARDSLLKKGLVFSAQRGQIAFTVPHFGRYLLANA; encoded by the coding sequence ATGGATCCGGTGCGCAACCCGTTCGCCCCCGGCGCCGGGCAGCGCCCGCCCGAGCTTGCCGGGCGGGACCGCGAGGTGGATGCCTTCGAGATCGTCCTGGAACGCGTCGCGCGAGGCCGGCCGGAACGCAGCCTGGTGCTCACCGGCCTGCGCGGGGTCGGCAAGACCGTGCTGCTCGGCGAGCTGCGCTCGATGGCGATGCACGCCGGCTGGGGCGCGGGCAAGATCGAGGCCCGCCCGGACGCCGACCTCCGCCGCCCGCTGTCCGCCGCGCTGCACCGGGCGATCCGCGACCTCGCGGTCCGGCACCGCGCACCCGAGCGGATCGACGAGGTCCTCGGCGTGCTGAAGGCGTTCGCGCTGCGTTCCTCCCCGGACGGGACCAAGCTGCGGGACCGCTGGCAGCCCGGCATCGACGTCCCGGTGAAGAACGGGCGTGCCGACTCCGGGGACATCGAGATCGACCTCGTCGAGCTGTTCACCGAGGTCGCCGAGCTGGCCCAGGACGTCGGCTCCGGCGTCGCCCTGCTCGTCGACGAGATGCAGGACCTCAAGCCGGACGACGTCTCGGCGCTCTGCGCCGCCTGTCACGAGCTGTCCCAGGCGCGGGCGCCACTGGTCGTGGTCGGGGCCGGGCTGCCGCACCTGCCCGCCGTCCTGTCGGCGTCGAAGTCGTACTCGGAGCGGCTGTTCAAGTACTCGCGGATCGACCGGCTCGACCGCAAGGACGCGGACTTCGCCCTGCTCGCCCCGGCGGAACGCGAGGACGCGACGTTCGACCAGGACGCGCTCGACGACCTCTACGTCCGCTCGGGGGGCTACCCGTACTTCGTCCAGGCCTACGGCAAGGCGGCCTGGGACGCGGCGCCCACGAGCCCGATCGGCGCCCAGGACGTCGAGATGGCCGCGCCGGAGGCCGAGGCGGAGCTCGCCGTCGGATTCTTCGGGTCCCGCTACGAGCGGGCCACCCCCGCCGAGCGGGAGTACCTGCGGGCGATGGCAGAGCTCACCGACGGCGAGGACCTGCCCGTCGAGACCTCCGGCGTCGCCAAACACCTGGACCGACGGGCGTCGTCGCTGTCCCCGGCCCGGGACAGCCTCCTGAAGAAGGGACTGGTGTTCTCGGCCCAGCGGGGGCAGATCGCGTTCACGGTGCCGCACTTCGGGCGTTACCTGCTCGCCAACGCCTGA
- a CDS encoding co-chaperone GroES yields the protein MVEPKLEIQMLHDRVMIKKVEGAGERRSSAGIVIPATAQVAKRLVWGEVVGVGQHVRTVKPGDRVLLAPEDQYEVEIGGVGHLVMRERDLHAVATEATQHGTGLYL from the coding sequence GTGGTCGAGCCCAAACTCGAGATCCAGATGCTCCACGACCGGGTCATGATCAAGAAGGTCGAGGGGGCCGGTGAGCGACGGAGCTCGGCCGGAATCGTGATCCCGGCAACCGCACAGGTCGCCAAGCGTCTGGTCTGGGGAGAGGTCGTGGGGGTGGGTCAGCACGTGCGAACGGTGAAGCCGGGCGACCGCGTCCTCCTCGCCCCCGAGGACCAGTACGAGGTCGAGATCGGCGGGGTCGGACACCTGGTGATGCGCGAGCGGGACCTGCACGCGGTAGCCACCGAGGCCACCCAGCACGGAACCGGTCTCTACCTCTGA
- a CDS encoding class I SAM-dependent methyltransferase has translation MLDRCPACAAPAGDPFFSVTGLPVHGTAVLPDPGSARAVGVGDQVLVLCERCGTVFNRDFDEGLLDYTGDHEESQHHSPRFAAYAEEITADWVARFGLAGEHVVEVGCGSGDFAAELLAAGVGRVTGIDPHFGPDRVRPRLAGRLTAVPDVFARDQVEPGTAALVCRHTLEHIPALADFGAELHAGLVRGGGRALLAEVPDLGRILDEGAFWDLQYEHCSYFTPATLRGFLAGSGFGGVDAGDVAVRLTYADQYVVAEAGPRGTPGTPELAPHLRDALHAACHDFAARAGRQIGHWRGWLGERAAAGDDVVVWGGGAKGLTFLNVVEGGSRVSGVDGGAPGAVRAVVDINPGLQGHHMGGLGLPIRAPKDLVDAPPRSVLLMNPVYAGEVRATLDGLGLTTTELLTV, from the coding sequence GTGCTCGACCGCTGCCCCGCCTGCGCCGCGCCCGCCGGAGACCCGTTCTTCTCGGTGACCGGCCTCCCGGTCCACGGGACCGCGGTGCTCCCCGACCCCGGGTCGGCCCGCGCGGTCGGCGTCGGCGACCAGGTCCTGGTGCTGTGCGAACGCTGCGGCACCGTGTTCAACCGGGACTTCGACGAGGGCCTGCTCGACTACACCGGCGACCACGAGGAGTCCCAGCACCACTCCCCCCGCTTCGCCGCCTACGCCGAGGAGATCACCGCGGACTGGGTGGCCCGGTTCGGGCTGGCCGGGGAGCACGTCGTCGAGGTGGGCTGCGGGTCCGGTGACTTCGCCGCCGAGCTGCTCGCCGCGGGCGTCGGCCGGGTCACCGGCATCGACCCGCACTTCGGGCCGGACCGGGTGCGGCCCCGGCTCGCCGGCCGGTTGACCGCCGTCCCGGACGTGTTCGCCCGCGACCAGGTCGAACCGGGCACCGCCGCGCTGGTCTGCCGGCACACCCTCGAGCACATCCCCGCGCTGGCGGACTTCGGGGCCGAGCTGCACGCGGGGCTGGTCCGCGGCGGCGGCCGCGCGCTGCTGGCCGAGGTGCCCGACCTGGGCCGGATCCTCGACGAGGGCGCGTTCTGGGACCTGCAGTACGAGCACTGCTCCTACTTCACCCCGGCGACCCTGCGGGGCTTCCTGGCCGGCAGCGGCTTCGGCGGGGTGGACGCGGGCGACGTCGCCGTGCGCCTCACCTACGCCGACCAGTACGTCGTCGCCGAGGCCGGCCCGCGCGGCACGCCCGGCACGCCGGAGCTCGCCCCGCACCTGCGCGACGCCCTGCACGCGGCCTGCCACGACTTCGCCGCCCGGGCCGGCCGGCAGATCGGGCACTGGCGTGGCTGGCTGGGCGAGCGGGCCGCGGCCGGCGACGACGTCGTCGTGTGGGGTGGCGGGGCGAAGGGGCTGACCTTCCTCAACGTCGTCGAGGGCGGCAGCCGGGTGTCCGGCGTGGACGGCGGCGCGCCCGGCGCGGTGCGGGCCGTCGTCGACATCAACCCGGGCCTGCAGGGCCACCACATGGGCGGGCTCGGGCTGCCGATCCGCGCCCCGAAGGATCTCGTGGACGCGCCGCCGCGGTCGGTGCTGCTGATGAACCCGGTCTACGCCGGCGAGGTCCGCGCCACCCTGGACGGCCTGGGCCTGACCACGACCGAGCTGCTGACGGTCTGA
- a CDS encoding VanW family protein produces MPERQSPPGEATEHAVTPAPDPGTGDRGTAAGVDTPHASPGRPVMPARRPSPGPRSGDAAPDARPTPSPRPTSPAGSADARPAPSPRPTGNAEQVTRPSAAAGSSEQAATRPAGPGASSEQASATKQTTPVARSEQPHATRPVDPGGNGEQASAAGQGVAVAGAGQSSATPPAPGGTAPASAPGGTSPGSASGGTAPASASGGAPASAPGGTAPASAPGATAPASAPGATAPASAPGGAAPLSEQRTHVLPRVPPVSAQGAGNPAERTERIPAGGPAAFGGAAGATGPGGPGGPGGPDGPGPDGGESGGDGGGEGGSGRKRPTGLIVAAAVLGVLVLAYVGDLVLSSGSVPRGVTVAGQEIGGMSRAAATDKLKAAIEPRSSAPVQVQAGEVHSQIDPKAAGLQVDYRRTLDEAGEQPLNPITRVSSFFTQREVPVVDSADDRAVRTALEQMAPLVLREPKEGSVEFQDLNPVPVAPKPGQTLDVDAAVGVVSQQWATGRPVQLPLIVEQPVTTPADVQQAIDEVARPAVSAPLTVTGEGANATIEPEDIAKALSFTADPEGTAKLKPVIANKILEEAAKPQLASTEKPGIDARLDFASTPPKVIPSQDGRGIDYNATFANVLPVLTGPGPRQVPAVYAQKPAEISTADLQSLGNAVEIGSFTTGGFAADSGQNIKRAAEAIDGEIIQPGETFSLNGVTNPRNLANGYVEAGVIEDGHPARGVGGGVSQLATTLYNASYFAGMTDVEHKEHSYYISRYPVAREATVFNNLIDVKFRNDGPTAVLIKTSWTPRNVTVKFLGQKMYEVSSSTGPRTNPTEPQVVNIPPGQPCSPSKGSPGFTATDTRTLRNVQTGETKSETRTVKYNPQPIVHCGG; encoded by the coding sequence ATGCCCGAGCGTCAGTCCCCGCCCGGCGAGGCCACCGAGCACGCGGTGACGCCTGCACCGGATCCGGGAACGGGAGACCGTGGCACCGCCGCCGGGGTCGACACGCCCCACGCGTCGCCGGGCCGCCCGGTGATGCCCGCCCGCCGCCCGTCGCCCGGCCCCCGGAGCGGTGACGCCGCGCCCGACGCCCGGCCCACGCCATCGCCGCGGCCCACCAGCCCGGCCGGGAGCGCCGACGCGCGCCCTGCTCCCTCGCCCCGGCCGACCGGGAACGCCGAGCAGGTCACCCGGCCCTCGGCCGCCGCGGGGAGCTCCGAGCAGGCCGCCACCCGGCCGGCCGGCCCCGGCGCGAGCTCCGAGCAGGCCTCCGCGACGAAGCAGACGACGCCGGTCGCGCGCAGCGAGCAGCCTCACGCCACCCGGCCGGTGGATCCGGGCGGGAACGGCGAGCAGGCGTCCGCCGCCGGGCAGGGGGTCGCGGTCGCGGGTGCGGGGCAGTCCTCGGCCACCCCACCGGCGCCCGGCGGCACCGCGCCCGCATCGGCGCCCGGTGGTACCTCGCCCGGATCCGCGTCCGGTGGCACCGCGCCCGCATCGGCGTCCGGTGGTGCGCCCGCATCCGCGCCCGGCGGTACCGCGCCCGCATCGGCGCCCGGCGCCACCGCGCCTGCATCGGCGCCCGGCGCCACCGCGCCTGCATCGGCGCCCGGTGGCGCCGCCCCGTTGAGCGAGCAGCGCACCCACGTCCTGCCGCGCGTCCCGCCGGTGTCCGCGCAGGGTGCCGGCAACCCCGCGGAGCGGACCGAGCGGATCCCGGCCGGTGGCCCCGCCGCGTTCGGTGGTGCCGCCGGTGCCACCGGGCCGGGCGGGCCCGGCGGACCGGGTGGCCCGGACGGCCCCGGCCCGGACGGCGGTGAGTCCGGAGGTGACGGAGGCGGCGAGGGTGGTTCCGGTCGCAAGCGGCCGACCGGCCTGATCGTCGCTGCCGCCGTGCTGGGCGTGCTCGTCCTCGCCTACGTCGGCGACCTGGTGCTCTCCTCCGGCAGCGTCCCGCGCGGGGTCACGGTCGCCGGTCAGGAGATCGGCGGCATGTCGCGCGCGGCGGCCACCGACAAGCTGAAGGCGGCCATCGAGCCGCGCTCCTCGGCACCGGTGCAGGTGCAGGCCGGTGAGGTCCACAGCCAGATCGACCCGAAGGCCGCCGGCCTCCAGGTCGACTACCGGCGCACCCTGGACGAGGCGGGCGAGCAGCCGCTGAACCCGATCACCCGCGTCTCGTCGTTCTTCACCCAGCGCGAGGTGCCGGTGGTCGACTCCGCCGACGACCGCGCCGTCCGCACCGCGCTGGAGCAGATGGCCCCGCTGGTGCTGCGGGAGCCCAAGGAGGGCTCGGTCGAGTTCCAGGACCTGAACCCGGTGCCGGTGGCACCGAAGCCCGGCCAGACGCTCGACGTCGACGCGGCCGTCGGCGTCGTGTCGCAGCAGTGGGCCACCGGCCGGCCCGTCCAGCTGCCGCTGATCGTCGAGCAGCCCGTCACCACCCCCGCCGACGTGCAGCAGGCCATCGACGAGGTCGCCCGCCCCGCGGTCTCCGCCCCGCTGACCGTCACCGGTGAGGGCGCGAACGCCACCATCGAGCCCGAGGACATCGCCAAGGCGCTCAGCTTCACCGCGGACCCGGAGGGCACCGCGAAGCTGAAGCCGGTCATCGCGAACAAGATCCTCGAGGAGGCGGCGAAGCCGCAGCTCGCGAGCACCGAGAAGCCCGGCATCGACGCCCGGCTGGACTTCGCGTCGACCCCGCCGAAGGTCATCCCGTCCCAGGACGGCCGCGGCATCGACTACAACGCGACGTTCGCGAACGTCCTGCCGGTCCTGACCGGCCCGGGCCCGCGCCAGGTCCCCGCTGTCTACGCGCAGAAGCCCGCGGAGATCAGCACCGCTGATCTGCAGTCCCTGGGCAACGCGGTCGAGATCGGCTCGTTCACGACCGGCGGGTTCGCCGCGGACTCCGGCCAGAACATCAAGCGGGCCGCCGAGGCGATCGACGGCGAGATCATCCAGCCGGGCGAGACGTTCAGCCTGAACGGGGTGACCAACCCGCGGAACCTGGCCAACGGCTACGTCGAGGCCGGAGTGATCGAGGACGGCCACCCGGCCCGCGGCGTCGGCGGCGGTGTCTCCCAGCTCGCGACGACGCTGTACAACGCGTCCTACTTCGCCGGCATGACCGACGTCGAGCACAAGGAACACAGCTACTACATCAGCCGCTACCCGGTCGCCCGCGAGGCGACCGTGTTCAACAACCTGATCGACGTCAAGTTCCGCAACGACGGCCCGACCGCGGTGCTGATCAAGACGTCCTGGACGCCCAGGAACGTCACGGTGAAGTTCCTCGGCCAGAAGATGTACGAGGTCTCGTCGTCGACCGGGCCGCGGACGAACCCGACCGAGCCCCAGGTCGTCAACATCCCGCCCGGCCAGCCGTGCAGCCCCAGCAAGGGCTCCCCCGGCTTCACCGCCACGGACACCCGGACGCTGCGCAACGTGCAGACCGGGGAGACCAAGAGCGAGACCCGCACGGTGAAGTACAACCCGCAACCGATCGTGCACTGCGGCGGCTGA
- a CDS encoding acyl-CoA dehydrogenase, whose translation MGHYKSNLRDLEFNLFEVFRIQDHLGTGPFEGVDIDTAKGVLSELSAVCTGPLAEHYATIDRNPPLFDPATFSVTTPQELKDAYQVLWDGEWWRLGLPAELGGYGIPPSVQWAAAEMILGSNPAVFMYMAGPNFASIVHRNGTEQQKRWAELMIDRGWGATMVLTEPDAGSDVGAGRTKAVQQDDGTWHIEGVKRFITSAEQDFTENIMHLVLARPEGAKPGTKGLSLFLVPKFHFDPETGEPGERNGAFVTNVEHKMGLKASTTCELTFGQHGTPAVGWLLGDVHDGIAQMFQVIEYARMMVGTKAIGTLSAGYLTALEFAKERVQGADLTRMTDKTAPRVTITHHPDVRRSLMLQKAYAEGLRAVYTYTATFQDKVRLGGADAELADKVNDLLLPIVKGVGSERATEQLVQSLQTLGGSGFLQDYPIEQYIRDAKIDSLYEGTTAIQSLDLLFRKIVRDNGQALAHVAGEIQAFLDSDAGNGRLKEERALLATALTDVQGMLGSLTGYLYTAAEDVTNLYKVGQHTVRLLMAVGDLLVGWLLLRQATVALEALGGDGVPARDRSFYEGKVGVASFFAKAVLPRLTSEKAIIENADNALMELDEAAF comes from the coding sequence ATGGGCCACTACAAGAGCAACCTGCGCGACCTGGAGTTCAACCTGTTCGAGGTCTTCCGGATCCAGGACCACCTGGGCACGGGCCCGTTCGAGGGCGTCGACATCGACACCGCCAAGGGCGTGCTGTCCGAGCTCTCCGCGGTCTGCACCGGCCCGCTCGCCGAGCACTACGCGACGATCGACCGCAACCCGCCGCTCTTCGACCCCGCGACCTTCTCGGTCACCACCCCGCAGGAGCTCAAGGACGCCTACCAGGTCCTGTGGGACGGCGAGTGGTGGCGGCTCGGCCTGCCCGCCGAGCTGGGCGGCTACGGCATCCCGCCGTCGGTGCAGTGGGCCGCCGCCGAGATGATCCTCGGCTCCAACCCGGCGGTCTTCATGTACATGGCGGGGCCGAACTTCGCCTCGATCGTGCACCGCAACGGCACCGAGCAGCAGAAGCGCTGGGCCGAGCTCATGATCGACCGCGGCTGGGGCGCCACGATGGTGCTGACCGAGCCGGACGCGGGGTCCGACGTCGGCGCCGGCCGCACCAAGGCCGTCCAGCAGGACGACGGCACCTGGCACATCGAGGGCGTCAAGCGGTTCATCACCTCGGCCGAGCAGGACTTCACCGAGAACATCATGCACCTGGTGCTCGCCCGGCCCGAGGGTGCGAAGCCGGGCACCAAGGGCCTGTCGCTGTTCCTCGTGCCGAAGTTCCACTTCGACCCCGAGACCGGCGAGCCCGGCGAGCGCAACGGCGCCTTCGTGACCAACGTCGAGCACAAGATGGGTCTCAAGGCGTCCACGACCTGCGAGCTGACATTCGGCCAGCACGGCACCCCGGCGGTGGGGTGGCTCCTCGGCGACGTGCACGACGGCATCGCCCAGATGTTCCAGGTCATCGAGTACGCCCGCATGATGGTCGGCACCAAGGCCATCGGCACGCTGTCGGCGGGCTACCTGACCGCGCTGGAGTTCGCCAAGGAGCGGGTTCAGGGCGCCGACCTGACCCGGATGACCGACAAGACCGCGCCCCGGGTCACGATCACGCACCACCCGGACGTCCGCCGGAGCCTGATGCTGCAGAAGGCGTACGCGGAGGGCCTGCGCGCCGTCTACACCTACACCGCCACGTTCCAGGACAAGGTGCGGCTCGGCGGTGCGGACGCGGAGCTCGCGGACAAGGTGAACGACCTGCTGCTGCCGATCGTCAAGGGCGTCGGCTCCGAGCGCGCCACCGAGCAGCTGGTCCAGTCGCTGCAGACCCTGGGCGGCTCGGGCTTCCTGCAGGACTACCCGATCGAGCAGTACATCCGGGACGCGAAGATCGACTCGCTGTACGAGGGCACGACCGCGATCCAGTCCCTGGACCTGCTGTTCCGCAAGATCGTCCGGGACAACGGCCAGGCGCTGGCGCACGTGGCCGGCGAGATCCAGGCGTTCCTCGACTCCGACGCGGGCAACGGCCGGCTGAAGGAGGAGCGCGCGCTGCTCGCGACCGCGCTCACCGACGTCCAGGGGATGCTCGGCTCGCTGACCGGCTACCTGTACACCGCCGCCGAGGACGTCACGAACCTCTACAAGGTCGGCCAGCACACCGTGCGGCTGCTGATGGCGGTCGGTGACCTGCTCGTGGGGTGGCTGCTGCTGCGCCAGGCGACGGTTGCGCTCGAGGCGCTGGGCGGCGACGGGGTGCCCGCCAGGGACCGCAGCTTCTACGAGGGCAAGGTCGGCGTCGCGTCGTTCTTCGCGAAGGCCGTGCTGCCGCGCCTCACCTCGGAGAAGGCGATCATCGAGAACGCCGACAACGCGCTGATGGAGCTCGACGAGGCCGCGTTCTGA
- a CDS encoding N-acetylmuramoyl-L-alanine amidase, whose translation MAGAGLVVPAPDGTAHAGEPPHPGDPAPPPPGPRRPAGGVPAPPSRVPGPPGMPGPVAGAGARAEGVRAPYIARCFEWGARRPSSPPRIWDRRPIRILVHHTAGGNTPDFSVAAAHRMARGIQAYHMDRNGWLDSGQHFTISRGGHVMEGRLWSLGELNGGRRVVEGAHSPGQNVIAIGIENEGTYIGADPPAPLWNSLRATCAYICAQYGIAPTELYGHRDFRNTICPGDRLYGMLPRLRREVAGLLGRRLSRTEATRASWPLLHEGDTGPLVEAAQYLLRDAGTLRGNADGRFDDRTRAAVTEFQVAHRADDVNGILGGESWPELARTVRAGTEGDAARAVEVLARYRRTESVPDVVDHPVWQRLLGTGGPPVPSTEDPPGTRNR comes from the coding sequence GTGGCCGGGGCCGGCCTCGTCGTCCCCGCGCCGGACGGCACGGCGCACGCCGGGGAGCCACCGCACCCGGGGGACCCGGCACCACCGCCCCCGGGGCCGCGGCGACCGGCCGGGGGCGTGCCGGCGCCACCGTCGCGGGTGCCGGGGCCGCCGGGCATGCCCGGGCCGGTCGCCGGCGCGGGGGCCCGGGCGGAGGGGGTCCGCGCGCCCTACATCGCCCGCTGCTTCGAGTGGGGTGCCCGCCGTCCGTCGTCGCCGCCGCGGATCTGGGACCGGCGACCGATCCGGATCCTGGTGCACCACACCGCCGGGGGGAACACCCCGGACTTCAGCGTCGCGGCCGCGCACCGGATGGCGCGGGGCATCCAGGCGTACCACATGGACCGCAACGGCTGGCTGGACTCCGGCCAGCACTTCACGATCTCCCGTGGTGGCCACGTCATGGAGGGCCGCCTGTGGAGCCTCGGCGAGCTCAACGGCGGGCGCCGGGTCGTCGAGGGCGCGCACTCCCCGGGGCAGAACGTGATCGCGATCGGGATCGAGAACGAGGGCACCTACATCGGGGCCGACCCGCCCGCACCGCTGTGGAACTCGCTGCGCGCGACCTGCGCCTACATCTGCGCGCAGTACGGCATCGCCCCCACCGAGCTCTACGGCCACCGCGACTTCCGCAACACGATCTGCCCCGGCGACCGGCTGTACGGCATGCTGCCGCGGCTGCGGCGGGAGGTGGCCGGCCTGCTGGGGCGGCGGCTGTCCCGCACCGAGGCGACCAGGGCGAGCTGGCCGTTGCTGCACGAGGGCGACACCGGGCCGCTGGTGGAGGCGGCCCAGTACCTGCTGCGGGACGCGGGGACGCTGCGCGGGAACGCGGACGGCCGCTTCGACGACCGCACGCGCGCCGCCGTCACCGAGTTCCAGGTCGCCCACCGGGCCGACGACGTCAACGGCATCCTCGGTGGGGAGTCCTGGCCGGAGCTCGCCCGCACGGTGCGGGCCGGGACCGAGGGCGATGCCGCCCGGGCGGTGGAGGTCCTCGCCCGGTACCGCAGGACCGAGAGCGTGCCCGACGTCGTGGACCACCCGGTCTGGCAGCGGCTCCTCGGCACCGGCGGCCCGCCGGTGCCGTCCACCGAGGACCCGCCCGGCACCCGGAACCGCTGA
- a CDS encoding CBS domain-containing protein yields MRIADVLKAKGSAVTTVSPADPVTVVLRFITEGNLGALPVVDGDRLVGIISERDVVRRLHQQGSALLNAPVSEVMTADVVTCSPDDSVGDLAKVMTERRVRHLPVLVNGALTGIVSIGDLVKARIDMLEEERKQLESYIAQ; encoded by the coding sequence ATGCGGATCGCGGACGTTCTCAAGGCCAAGGGAAGCGCGGTGACCACGGTGTCGCCGGCCGACCCGGTGACCGTGGTGCTGCGCTTCATCACCGAGGGGAACCTGGGTGCGCTGCCGGTCGTCGACGGCGACCGGCTGGTCGGCATCATCTCCGAGCGGGACGTGGTGCGCCGCCTGCACCAGCAGGGCAGCGCGCTGCTGAACGCCCCGGTGTCCGAGGTGATGACGGCGGACGTCGTCACCTGCTCGCCGGACGACAGCGTCGGCGACCTCGCGAAGGTCATGACCGAACGCCGCGTCCGGCACCTCCCGGTGCTGGTGAACGGCGCCCTGACCGGGATCGTCTCGATCGGCGACCTGGTCAAGGCCCGGATCGACATGCTGGAGGAGGAGCGCAAGCAGCTGGAGAGCTACATCGCCCAGTAG